A portion of the Deinococcus peraridilitoris DSM 19664 genome contains these proteins:
- the recO gene encoding DNA repair protein RecO, translated as MSSRHANRSGIVLRRYVTPAGDVILTMLTPQGKLRAIARGGARGALRSKLNLFQHLTLQIYTTPRNDLPTIQQIVLEGALPRLAGPQCYAYVHLLAELADALVQEGEHSEQAFELFSGALRGLSHHTDPEWVALVMSYKLLILAGFVPRAASCARCGAPNPRHPDPLSGHLVCAACAELPALPPEGVEFLRSLPRSTVRMLMVSPLAVEARASLWKALERFVTLHVGEVRSWRALPHESLPMVQMQ; from the coding sequence GTGTCTTCCCGCCATGCCAACCGCAGCGGAATCGTCCTGAGGCGGTATGTCACGCCTGCCGGGGACGTCATTCTGACGATGCTCACGCCGCAAGGAAAACTGCGCGCCATTGCCCGTGGCGGCGCGCGAGGCGCGCTGCGCAGCAAGCTCAACTTGTTTCAGCACCTGACCCTGCAGATTTACACCACCCCGAGAAACGATCTGCCGACCATTCAGCAGATCGTGCTGGAAGGGGCCCTGCCGCGCCTCGCCGGCCCGCAGTGTTACGCCTACGTTCACCTGCTGGCCGAGCTGGCCGACGCGCTCGTTCAGGAAGGTGAGCACAGCGAGCAGGCCTTTGAGCTGTTTTCCGGCGCCCTGCGCGGCCTGAGTCACCACACCGACCCCGAGTGGGTCGCGCTGGTCATGAGCTACAAACTGCTGATCCTGGCCGGCTTCGTACCGCGCGCTGCCTCTTGCGCACGCTGTGGAGCCCCCAACCCCCGCCACCCGGACCCCCTCAGCGGGCACCTGGTGTGCGCTGCCTGTGCCGAGTTGCCTGCACTACCGCCAGAAGGCGTGGAGTTTCTGCGCAGCCTACCCCGCTCGACAGTGCGCATGCTGATGGTCTCTCCCCTGGCAGTGGAGGCACGCGCCAGTCTCTGGAAAGCCCTGGAACGCTTTGTCACGCTGCACGTGGGTGAGGTGCGTTCCTGGAGAGCCCTGCCACATGAATCCCTGCCCATGGTGCAGATGCAGTGA